From a region of the Candidatus Neomarinimicrobiota bacterium genome:
- a CDS encoding transposase yields MRPRKFTTEKIIIKLREAEVLISQGMDADEASRQIGVSRQTFYRWRKEFGGMRVDQARRLKILQKENLRLTIFY; encoded by the coding sequence ATGCGACCAAGGAAGTTTACCACAGAGAAGATAATAATTAAGTTAAGAGAGGCAGAAGTACTTATAAGTCAGGGTATGGATGCAGATGAGGCATCGAGGCAGATCGGAGTTAGTAGACAGACATTCTATCGTTGGCGTAAAGAGTTTGGAGGAATGCGTGTAGATCAGGCCAGGAGATTGAAGATACTCCAGAAGGAGAACCTTAGGTTAACGATATTCTAT